TAATAACGGTAATGTTTTTACTGCCGATGTTTTGATTGTTGGTACTGGTGTAAAGCCAAATACATTTGTGGCGGAAGAAATTGGGGCAGAAATTAATAATGGTTTTAAGGTAGATGAGAATTTGCAAACTACGGTAGAAGATGTATATGCCATTGGTGATGTAGCACAATTTTATCATCCTACCTATAAAGAATGGATGCGATTGGAAAGTGTGCAAAATGCCGTGGATCAAGCAAAAAATGTAGCTTCTAATATAGTTGGTAATATACAAAACTATAGTGCTATACCGTGGTTTTGGTCAGATCAATATCATGTTAAATTGCAAATGGTTGGCTTATCTAAAGGATTTACACATATGGTAAAACGTACCGAAGCAGATAAAATAGATTGCTTTTCAATTTGGTATTTTAAAAATGATGCACTTATTGCGGTAGATGCCGTAAATAATGGGAAAGCTTTTGTTCTTGGGGGTAAATTTATCCAGAACAAGATTCTTGTGGATCCATTGAAAATTGCAGATAATACAATTCCGTTTAAGCCGAATAATTTTATAAAAACCGAAACAAATGCCCATTAATGTAAAAGCAGCTGTTGCCACTGGTGATGGAAAATTTATAATAGATACCATTACAATTGATGAGCCTAAGAGCGATGAGGTTTTGGTAAAAATGAAGGCTGCCGGACTATGTCATACGGACTACGATTCCCTTACTTGGGGCAAACCCATAGTTATGGGGCATGAAGGCGCGGGTGTAGTTGAAAAAGTGGGAAATGGTAATTTAGAATTTGAAGCGGGGGACCAAGTCATTTTAAATTGGGCAACACCGTGTATGCACTGTTTTCAATGCCAAGAAGGCAATCAGCATATTTGTGATAATAACTCTCCTGTAGTAGCAGGTGGTAACGGTCATACGCCTGGGCATGCAACGTTAGAAAGTACAAAATGGCGGGGCTGGGCAATAGAACGTTCCTTTAATTTAGGCTCTTTGAGCGAATATGTACTGGTGAAAGCATCAGCTTTGGTGAAGGTAAAAGAGACATCATTGAATTTCTCAGCTGCCGCCATAGTTAGTTGTGGGGTTATGACGGGTTACGGCTCCGTAGTAAACGCCGCAAAATTAGATGCAGGTAGCACAGCTGTAATTTTGGGTTGTGGAGGTGTTGGTTTAAGTGTGATCAACGCCTGTAAAATTTCAGGAGCCAATAGGATTATTGCGATAGACATTAACCCCACTAAGTTGGAATTGGCCAAAACCTTTGGGGCAACGGATGTTATTTTAGCTCAAAAAGAGGATGTGGGTTTACTGAATGCGGCATCCCAAGTAAAAAACCTTCTAGGAAATAAAATGGCGGACTATGCTTTTGAATGTACCGCCATACCTGCATTAGGTGCAGCCCCTTTGGCTATGGTGCGCAATGCGGGAACGGCCGTTCAGGTTAGTGGAATTGAAGAAGAAATAACCATAGATATGCGCTTGTTCGAATGGGACAAAATTTATATAAATCCGCTTTACGGCAAATGTCGCCCACAAATAGATTTTCCTAAAATAATGGGCTTATATAAAAAAGGAGATTTACTGTTAGATGAGATGATAACCAAAGAATATGAATTGCACCAACTTGACAAAGCCTTTGATGATATGTTGAAAGGTAAAAACGCAAAAGGTGTCATTGTTTTTAAATAAACTATGCAAGGATCATTTAGAACCATAGAACTTTCAGATACTAAATTAGAATTTGACGGACTCCGATTTTTAACCGTCAAAACCCCAAATTTAAAGGGTAGGGGAGATATTTGCGTATTTGTACCCAAGACAAAAAAACCGCTTACCAATTTACCTATTTATATTTTGTTACATGGCGTATACGGTAGTGCTTGGGTTTGGGCGTTAAAAGGTGGCGCACATATTTCTGCACAAGAAATGATGAACAATGGAGAAATAGAACCGGCCATTATTGCAATGCCATCCGATGGATTGTGGGGAGATGGTTCTGCTTATTTTCCACATCATAACAAGGACTTTGCGAAATGGATTGTTGAAGATGTGCCTTTGGCCATCCAAGAAAATATTCCGGAAGCGGGTGATAAAAGTAAACTTTGTATTGGCGGATTATCCATGGGAGGTTACGGAGCCTTAAGTTTAGGCGCAAAATATTCTGATAAGTTTAGTGCCATTTCTGCACACAGTGCCATTACCAAATTAGAGGAAATGGAACTTTTTGTAGAAGAACCTTTAAATGTTTATTTAGATAGTGCAAGTCAACCCAATGTGCTAGATGTGATTGCCGATAACAGAACTACATTGCCACCGTTACGGTTTGATTGTGGCAAATCAGACCAATTAATCGCTGGTAATAGAGATTTACATACACAATTAACCGAATTGCGAATACCGCATGAATATTTTGAATTTAGTGGCGGTCATCAATGGGAATACTGGCAAGAACATATACGTAAAACCTATTTGTTCTTTAATTCCTCAATCGCCCATAAATAAGTCTGGTAAAAACAGTGTTATTTGTGGAAATAGGGTAATCAAAATCAGTACTAAAAAGCTGATTCCCAAATACGGTAAATTTGCTTTACTTACCTTTTCTAAAGGCACCTTTCCAATACCAGATGCTACAAACAAACACACCCCCAATGGTGGTGTAGTTAAACCAATGATCAAGTTCAGTAATGCGATAATGGCAAAGTGAATAGGGTCAATATCTACACTTAACGCTACCTTTAATAAAATAGGAAACAGAATTAAAAGTGCCGCAATAGTTTCCATAAACGTTCCTACTAAAATTAGTAGTAGGTTAATAAGTAAAAGCACCACATATTTGTTATCTGAAAAGCCTAAAATCATATTTGAAATCTCATGAGGTACTTTTTCCGAAACTAATATGTAACCAAACAAATTAGCGAAACCAATGAGCACCATTAAACTGGCTGAAGTTTTCATGGCATCTATTAAAATTGCCATGGTCTTTTTAAAGTTGAGTCTCTTATAAACGAAAGTGCCCACTAAAAAAGCGTAGAGTACCGCAATTATAGATGCTTCTGTAGGTGTAAAAACACCACCAATGATTCCGAAAAGGATAATGAACGTCATTAGCAAAGACCAGAATGTATCTATAAAACCTGTAAATATCTGTTTAAAGGAACTTCGCTTGTATTTTGGATATTTTCTTTTTTTGGCAATGTAGTAGGTGAGTGCTAACATCGCTACACCCAATAATAACCCGGGTAAGGCTCCGGCTAAAAATAATTTACCTACAGAAAGACCACTTAGGGTAGCCGCAATGATCATAGGAACGCTTGGCGGAATTATTGGTCCTACAGTAGAAGAAGAAGCAGTTACGGCACAGGCAAAATCGGCATCGTAACCTTCCTTTTTCATGGCAGGAATCATAACGGAGCCAATACTGGCAGTATCTGAAATAGCTGTGCCCGAAATACCGGCAAATAACATAGAAGAACCAATGTTTGCAAGAGCAAGTCCGCCAGGTACGTGACCAATAAGATGATTACAGAACTTAATGATTTTAGAGGTAAGTCCGCCTTGGTTCATGAGGTTTCCTGCAATGATGAATCCTGGTATGCTTAACAATACAAAAACATCTATGCCAGAATACATTTTCATGGGCATGATAATAAGGTCGGTACCATTAAAAATAAGAAATGCCATGCACGAAATTCCTAATGAAAAAGCTATGGGAAATCGTAATAATAAACAAATGACGAAGACGACAAGAAGTATAACGATCATGGTTTAGGCATTTTAGTGTTTTTTGGTTTTTCCTTTAAAAGATGAACAAGAATAGAAATACCCATAATTGCAATTCCTGAAAACGATATGGCCATTGGATATTTTAAGCTTGGAGATTTTTCTACGGTCCCCATCATTATGAATTCAAAAGCGTGGTAGGTAAAAACTAGAATGAAAAGAGAAGTGATGATCCAGATAAAATATTGAAGAAGTTCTTGATTTTTTTGACTGAATTTTTCGACCAAGAATCCGAAATTAACGTAGTAAGCACCCCTAACTGCCAAACCTGCTGCAAAGGCAATAGCATAAATAAATGCAACTCTGGCGGCTTCTTCAGTCCAAGAAGGTGCCTTGGTCATAAAAAATCGACCGTAAATTTGAACAAGTGTAATGCCAACAAAAAGTAAGGTACTTATGATAGTACCCCATTTCATTGATTTTCTGAAAAATTTAAATAAAGACATTAAGGTAAATCTTGTTTTACAGTGTTATATATTTCTTGCATTTCTGGAGATAGGGTATCGTATATTGTTGTGCCACATTTTTCTATAAAAGCGGCGTTGTCCACATTGACGAAAACCATACCCTTTGCTTCAAGTTCTTCTCTGATTTTTTTTTCATTTTCAAGAAATAATTGCTGATGGTAGGTAATCATTTCTTCCGATGCTTCTAAGAATATAGCTTTAAGGTCTTCTGGTAATTTCTGAAACGATTTTTCACCGATAACGGGGTATGACCAGCTAACTACATGGTTGGTAAGGTTCACGTACTTTTGAACCTCATAAAATCCGGAGACCTTAATAAGTGCCAAAGGATTTTCTTGCGCATCAATGGTTCCTTGTTGTAGAGAGGTAAAAACTTCAGAAAATGCCATAGGTGTAGTTTTTGCGCCCAAAGCATCCCAAGCAGATACAAAAGAAGGTACATTGGGTACGCGCAAGATTAGACCTTGTAGGTCATCTGGGTGGGTAATTGGCTTGTTAGAAGTTAGTTGTCTTACACCAGCTTGAAAATAACCCAAAGGTTTTAAGCCTGTTTTCTCTAACATTTCCTTGGATATACGTTTTCCCAAAGGTCCTTGCATCAAAATTTCAACATCATCAGGAGTTTTTAAAAGAAACGGTAACTCGCAAAAGGTCATTATTTCTGTCCAATTACTAAGAAGGGAACTAGTGGTGGTCATATCTAATACACCGGCCTGTATCATACGTATTGCCTCAACTTCCTTGGCAAGTTGCTCAGAAGGAAAAGTTTCCAATACTAATCGTCCATTGGATTTTTCCTTTAATCGTTCACCAAAAAAAATAAAAGCTTTGTGCCAAGAGTGGTCTTCATTAACCAATAGGCTTGCTTTTAGTACATAAGGTTCTTGATTGTTATAATTACAGCTCATTAAGCTGATTATCATGAACGACAGCAATAGGCGTGCTATTCTTTTTAAGAACATTTTATGGTCGATTTAGTTGGAGCAATTCACCTTTAAAATACATTTTTTTGATGGTTTTAACAGTGTGGATTTTTACATTCATTTTATTGGTCTAGATATTTTTTCTCCAGGATTGCGCTGTTTTTAAGGGGTAAGTCCTGTAATTAGGTCTGTGTACATCTAATTCAATAATATAGGTATCAGTAAATGTTCAGGACTATGTCAGTTTTTGTCTAGTTGTTTAATTGAGGTTTTTATTCTTATAACTGTACCTTGAAATCGG
The genomic region above belongs to Maribacter dokdonensis DSW-8 and contains:
- a CDS encoding alpha/beta hydrolase codes for the protein MQGSFRTIELSDTKLEFDGLRFLTVKTPNLKGRGDICVFVPKTKKPLTNLPIYILLHGVYGSAWVWALKGGAHISAQEMMNNGEIEPAIIAMPSDGLWGDGSAYFPHHNKDFAKWIVEDVPLAIQENIPEAGDKSKLCIGGLSMGGYGALSLGAKYSDKFSAISAHSAITKLEEMELFVEEPLNVYLDSASQPNVLDVIADNRTTLPPLRFDCGKSDQLIAGNRDLHTQLTELRIPHEYFEFSGGHQWEYWQEHIRKTYLFFNSSIAHK
- a CDS encoding Zn-dependent alcohol dehydrogenase, whose protein sequence is MPINVKAAVATGDGKFIIDTITIDEPKSDEVLVKMKAAGLCHTDYDSLTWGKPIVMGHEGAGVVEKVGNGNLEFEAGDQVILNWATPCMHCFQCQEGNQHICDNNSPVVAGGNGHTPGHATLESTKWRGWAIERSFNLGSLSEYVLVKASALVKVKETSLNFSAAAIVSCGVMTGYGSVVNAAKLDAGSTAVILGCGGVGLSVINACKISGANRIIAIDINPTKLELAKTFGATDVILAQKEDVGLLNAASQVKNLLGNKMADYAFECTAIPALGAAPLAMVRNAGTAVQVSGIEEEITIDMRLFEWDKIYINPLYGKCRPQIDFPKIMGLYKKGDLLLDEMITKEYELHQLDKAFDDMLKGKNAKGVIVFK
- a CDS encoding TRAP transporter small permease — its product is MSLFKFFRKSMKWGTIISTLLFVGITLVQIYGRFFMTKAPSWTEEAARVAFIYAIAFAAGLAVRGAYYVNFGFLVEKFSQKNQELLQYFIWIITSLFILVFTYHAFEFIMMGTVEKSPSLKYPMAISFSGIAIMGISILVHLLKEKPKNTKMPKP
- a CDS encoding TRAP transporter large permease → MIVILLVVFVICLLLRFPIAFSLGISCMAFLIFNGTDLIIMPMKMYSGIDVFVLLSIPGFIIAGNLMNQGGLTSKIIKFCNHLIGHVPGGLALANIGSSMLFAGISGTAISDTASIGSVMIPAMKKEGYDADFACAVTASSSTVGPIIPPSVPMIIAATLSGLSVGKLFLAGALPGLLLGVAMLALTYYIAKKRKYPKYKRSSFKQIFTGFIDTFWSLLMTFIILFGIIGGVFTPTEASIIAVLYAFLVGTFVYKRLNFKKTMAILIDAMKTSASLMVLIGFANLFGYILVSEKVPHEISNMILGFSDNKYVVLLLINLLLILVGTFMETIAALLILFPILLKVALSVDIDPIHFAIIALLNLIIGLTTPPLGVCLFVASGIGKVPLEKVSKANLPYLGISFLVLILITLFPQITLFLPDLFMGD
- a CDS encoding TRAP transporter substrate-binding protein, whose protein sequence is MFLKRIARLLLSFMIISLMSCNYNNQEPYVLKASLLVNEDHSWHKAFIFFGERLKEKSNGRLVLETFPSEQLAKEVEAIRMIQAGVLDMTTTSSLLSNWTEIMTFCELPFLLKTPDDVEILMQGPLGKRISKEMLEKTGLKPLGYFQAGVRQLTSNKPITHPDDLQGLILRVPNVPSFVSAWDALGAKTTPMAFSEVFTSLQQGTIDAQENPLALIKVSGFYEVQKYVNLTNHVVSWSYPVIGEKSFQKLPEDLKAIFLEASEEMITYHQQLFLENEKKIREELEAKGMVFVNVDNAAFIEKCGTTIYDTLSPEMQEIYNTVKQDLP